A window of Lagopus muta isolate bLagMut1 chromosome 14, bLagMut1 primary, whole genome shotgun sequence contains these coding sequences:
- the CDC23 gene encoding cell division cycle protein 23 homolog isoform X2 encodes MAAVGAAAGLGSADFSDLREIKKQLLSVAERSRERGLQHSGKASELAFALEPLLLSELPPPPALTEEDARDLDAYTLAKSYFDLKEYDRAAYFLRGCKSQKAYFLYMYSRYLSGEKKKDDETVDSLGPLEKGQVKNEALRELRVELSKKHKAQELDGFGLYLYGVVLRKLDLSKEAIDVFVEATHVLPLHWGAWLELCNLITDKEMLKFLSLPDTWMKEFFLAHIYTELQLIEEALQKYQSLIDAGFSKSTYIISQIAVAYHNIRDIDKALSIFNELRKQDPYRIENMDTFSNLLYVRSMKPELSYLAHNLCEIDKYRVETCCVIGNYYSLRSQHEKAALYFQRALKLNPRYLGAWTLMGHEYMEMKNTSAAIQAYRHAIEVNKRDYRAWYGLGQTYEILKMPFYCLYYYRRAHQLRPNDSRMLVALGECYEKLNQLVEAKKCYWRAYAVGDVEKMALVKLAKLHEQLNESEQAAQCYIKYIQDIYSCGEIVEHLEVSTAFRYLAQYYFKCKLWDEASACAQKCCSFNDTREEGKALLRQILQLRNQGETSSTEIATPFFLPASLSANSTPTRRVSPLNLSSVTP; translated from the exons ATGGCGGCCGTGGGAGCGGCGGCGGGGTTGGGGAGCGCTGACTTCTCGGACCTGCGGGAGATcaagaagcagctgctgagcgTGGCGGAGCGCAGCCGTGAGCGCGGCTTGCAGCACAGCGGGAA GGCCTCCGAGCTGGCGTTCGCCCTGGAGCCGCTGCTGCTGAGCGAGCTGCCGCCGCCGCCTGCGCTCACGGAG GAGGATGCTCGGGATCTGGATGCCTACACATTAGCCAAATCTTATTTTGATCTAAAGGAATATGACAGAGCTGCATATTTCTTACGGGGCTGCAAGAGTCAGAAAGCTTACTTCTTGTATATGTACTCAAGATATCTG TcaggggaaaagaagaaggatGATGAGACAGTGGATAGTTTGG GACCACTGGAAAAAGGACAGGTGAAAAATGAAGCTTTACGAGAGCTTAGAGTTGAGCTCAGTaagaagcacaaagcacaggaaCTGGATGGATTTGGCCTTTATCT GTATGGTGTTGTGCTGCGAAAGCTGGACCTGTCTAAAGAAGCAATAGATGTATTTGTTGAAGCTACTCATGTCTTACCTTTGCACTGGGGAGCTTGGCTGGAACTTTGCAACTTGATTACAGATAAAGAGATG TTGAAGTTCCTGTCCTTGCCAGATACATGGATGAAAGAGTTCTTTCTTGCACACATTTATACAGAGCTCCAGCTGATAGAGGAGGCTCTGCAGAAGTATCAGAGCCTCATTGATGCAGGATTTTCTAAAAGCACATATATCATCTCTCAGATTGCAGTTGCCTACCACAATATACGAG ataTTGACAAAGCTTTATCTATCTTTAATGAGCTAAGGAAACAAGATCCTTACAGAATAGAAAATATGGACACTTTCTCCAATTTGCTGTATGTCAGG AGCATGAAGCCTGAGCTGAGCTACCTGGCTCACAATCTCTGTGAGATAGACAAGTATCGTGTTGAGACCTGTTGTGTAATTG GAAATTATTATAGCTTACGTAGCCAGCatgaaaaagcagcactgtaTTTCCAGAGAGCCTTGAAACTGAATCCTCGTTATCTGGGAGCCTGGACGCTTATGGGACATGAATATATGGAAATGAAGAACACATCTGCAGCTATCCAGGCTTATAG GCATGCAATAGAGGTGAACAAAAGGGATTACAGAGCCTGGTATGGTTTGGGGCAAACCTATGAAATCCTTAAAATGCCGTTTTACTGTCTCTATTATTACCGACGGGCCCACCAGCTCAG acCCAATGATTCTCGTATGCTGGTTGCTCTAGGAGAGTGCTATGAGAAACTCAATCAGTTGGTGGAAGCTAAGAAG TGCTATTGGAGGGCTTATGCTGTGGGAGATGTGGAGAAAATGGCATTGGTGAAACTAGCAAA GCTGCATGAACAGCTGAATGAATCtgaacaggctgctcagtgctATATCAAATACATCCAGGATATCTATTCCTGTGGG GAGATAGTGGAGCATCTGGAGGTTAGCACTGCCTTCCGTTACCTTGCCCAGTACTACTTCAAGTGTAAGCTCTGGGATGAAGCCTCAGCTTGTGCTCAGAAATGCTGCTCATTCAATGAT ActagagaagaaggaaaggcGCTGCTGCGGCAAATCTTACAGCTTCGCAACCAAGGAGAGACCTCCTCCACAGAGATTGCTACTCCCTTTTTCCTCCCGGCATCGTTGTCAGCCAATAGCACTCCCACACGTCGTGTCTCACCACTCAATCTGTCTTCTGTTACACCGTGA
- the CDC23 gene encoding cell division cycle protein 23 homolog isoform X1 yields MAAVGAAAGLGSADFSDLREIKKQLLSVAERSRERGLQHSGKWASELAFALEPLLLSELPPPPALTEEDARDLDAYTLAKSYFDLKEYDRAAYFLRGCKSQKAYFLYMYSRYLSGEKKKDDETVDSLGPLEKGQVKNEALRELRVELSKKHKAQELDGFGLYLYGVVLRKLDLSKEAIDVFVEATHVLPLHWGAWLELCNLITDKEMLKFLSLPDTWMKEFFLAHIYTELQLIEEALQKYQSLIDAGFSKSTYIISQIAVAYHNIRDIDKALSIFNELRKQDPYRIENMDTFSNLLYVRSMKPELSYLAHNLCEIDKYRVETCCVIGNYYSLRSQHEKAALYFQRALKLNPRYLGAWTLMGHEYMEMKNTSAAIQAYRHAIEVNKRDYRAWYGLGQTYEILKMPFYCLYYYRRAHQLRPNDSRMLVALGECYEKLNQLVEAKKCYWRAYAVGDVEKMALVKLAKLHEQLNESEQAAQCYIKYIQDIYSCGEIVEHLEVSTAFRYLAQYYFKCKLWDEASACAQKCCSFNDTREEGKALLRQILQLRNQGETSSTEIATPFFLPASLSANSTPTRRVSPLNLSSVTP; encoded by the exons ATGGCGGCCGTGGGAGCGGCGGCGGGGTTGGGGAGCGCTGACTTCTCGGACCTGCGGGAGATcaagaagcagctgctgagcgTGGCGGAGCGCAGCCGTGAGCGCGGCTTGCAGCACAGCGGGAAGTG GGCCTCCGAGCTGGCGTTCGCCCTGGAGCCGCTGCTGCTGAGCGAGCTGCCGCCGCCGCCTGCGCTCACGGAG GAGGATGCTCGGGATCTGGATGCCTACACATTAGCCAAATCTTATTTTGATCTAAAGGAATATGACAGAGCTGCATATTTCTTACGGGGCTGCAAGAGTCAGAAAGCTTACTTCTTGTATATGTACTCAAGATATCTG TcaggggaaaagaagaaggatGATGAGACAGTGGATAGTTTGG GACCACTGGAAAAAGGACAGGTGAAAAATGAAGCTTTACGAGAGCTTAGAGTTGAGCTCAGTaagaagcacaaagcacaggaaCTGGATGGATTTGGCCTTTATCT GTATGGTGTTGTGCTGCGAAAGCTGGACCTGTCTAAAGAAGCAATAGATGTATTTGTTGAAGCTACTCATGTCTTACCTTTGCACTGGGGAGCTTGGCTGGAACTTTGCAACTTGATTACAGATAAAGAGATG TTGAAGTTCCTGTCCTTGCCAGATACATGGATGAAAGAGTTCTTTCTTGCACACATTTATACAGAGCTCCAGCTGATAGAGGAGGCTCTGCAGAAGTATCAGAGCCTCATTGATGCAGGATTTTCTAAAAGCACATATATCATCTCTCAGATTGCAGTTGCCTACCACAATATACGAG ataTTGACAAAGCTTTATCTATCTTTAATGAGCTAAGGAAACAAGATCCTTACAGAATAGAAAATATGGACACTTTCTCCAATTTGCTGTATGTCAGG AGCATGAAGCCTGAGCTGAGCTACCTGGCTCACAATCTCTGTGAGATAGACAAGTATCGTGTTGAGACCTGTTGTGTAATTG GAAATTATTATAGCTTACGTAGCCAGCatgaaaaagcagcactgtaTTTCCAGAGAGCCTTGAAACTGAATCCTCGTTATCTGGGAGCCTGGACGCTTATGGGACATGAATATATGGAAATGAAGAACACATCTGCAGCTATCCAGGCTTATAG GCATGCAATAGAGGTGAACAAAAGGGATTACAGAGCCTGGTATGGTTTGGGGCAAACCTATGAAATCCTTAAAATGCCGTTTTACTGTCTCTATTATTACCGACGGGCCCACCAGCTCAG acCCAATGATTCTCGTATGCTGGTTGCTCTAGGAGAGTGCTATGAGAAACTCAATCAGTTGGTGGAAGCTAAGAAG TGCTATTGGAGGGCTTATGCTGTGGGAGATGTGGAGAAAATGGCATTGGTGAAACTAGCAAA GCTGCATGAACAGCTGAATGAATCtgaacaggctgctcagtgctATATCAAATACATCCAGGATATCTATTCCTGTGGG GAGATAGTGGAGCATCTGGAGGTTAGCACTGCCTTCCGTTACCTTGCCCAGTACTACTTCAAGTGTAAGCTCTGGGATGAAGCCTCAGCTTGTGCTCAGAAATGCTGCTCATTCAATGAT ActagagaagaaggaaaggcGCTGCTGCGGCAAATCTTACAGCTTCGCAACCAAGGAGAGACCTCCTCCACAGAGATTGCTACTCCCTTTTTCCTCCCGGCATCGTTGTCAGCCAATAGCACTCCCACACGTCGTGTCTCACCACTCAATCTGTCTTCTGTTACACCGTGA